Genomic DNA from Solanum pennellii chromosome 3, SPENNV200:
TTTTGATCTATAAACTTCATCGAAAGAGGTCAAAATCTGAAAATCATCATAattgaaagtaaaaaataaaaaatcaccatattcaaaagtaaaattttaaaattataccaAAACAAGAAgcagttttttttataaaaaaaaaatgagaagagGGGAAGGTAGTAGGCAAGCTATTAAATATTCcggcaaaaaaaataaaaataaaaattggtcctatttttttatttttttatgtgggCTAGCTTATGTTACTATTCCAAGTCGTTTCACATCCTGTTGGAAGGTAGTAAGGAAGAAATAAGAAGAAGTTTGTTGGAAGAGTAAAGGCAACTGAAACATAATTTCCAGGAAATGTTTTAGACATTTTTCTAACTATACAAGTCCACTCTCCCCGTTAATAAATTACTAAATTTATATTGACTCATTAAATTATTCAGGTAGTAACGACCATCTCTCAATTACTATAAATACAGCTTTCGTTAAGCCACCATTAACCATTACACAAACACTATCACTTTTCATCCAACGTCCAATCAACACAATGGAAGGTACTACCTGGACTGCAACTGCAGTTTTTCTTGCTACTCTGTTTCTTTTGTTTCTCTCCAAATTTCTTCGCAAGAGGAAACTCAACTTACCTCCAGGCCCAAAACCATGGCCGATCATCGGAAATTTAAACCTTATGGGTACCCTTCCTCACCGATCCATCCACGATCTCTCCGTCAAGTATGGACCCATTATGCAACTACAATTCGGGTCTTTTCCCGTCGTAGTTGGCTCCTCTGTAGAAATGGCCAAAATTTTCCTCAAAACCATGGATATCAACTTTGTTGGCAGGCCTAAAACCGCTGCCGGAAAGTACACTACCTATAATTATTCAGATATTACATGGTCCCCGTACGGATCCTATTGGCGTCAGGCACGTAGAATGTGCCTGATGGAATTGTTCAGTGCAAAACGGCTTGATTCATACGAGTATATTCGGGCTGAGGAACTTCACTCTGTTCTTCATAATTTGAACAAATCATCGGGGAAACCGATTCTGCTGAAAGATTATTTGACGACTCTGAGTTTAAATGTTATTAGCAGAATGGTATTGGGGAAAAGTTACTTGGACGAATCCGATAACTCGATTGTGACTCCTGATGAATTTAAAAAGATGTTAGATGAATTGTTCTTACTTAATGGAGTCCTTAATATTGGAGATTCAATTCCATGGCTTGATTTCATGGACTTGCAAGGTTATGTTAAGAGGATGAAAGTTGTAAGCAAGAAATTTGACAAATTTCTGGAGCATGTACTTGATGAGCATAACATGAGAAGGAACGCAGTGGAAAACTATGTCGCTAAGGACATGGTGGATGTTCTATTGCAGCTTGCTGATGATCCAACTCTGGATGTTAAGCTGGAGAGACATGGAGTCAAAGCATTCACTCAGGTATTCACTTTATTCTTATAATTAATgaccatatatatataacttaaaagtcaaataaaaataaattggagTAACGTTTTTCTAAAAAGGATACATAGCTAcaggacttttgtcattctttaacactcCAAGTTTTAAAAgaagtccacccatctcattaaccaccgatgtgggacttttgtcaatCTTTAACACCcaaagccttataaggagtacATAGCTAtaggacttttgtcattctttaacagtAATTTTCTCATTTAACCTTGCACTGAAGAATCCCTACTGCAGTGCTCTGCTCCACTTTATTGAATATGGATGCAGACAAGATATTGTGGCCCAAAATTTGGTTTATCACTTTTCAACAAGAAAATGAATATACTCTTAATAATTGAAGTGGATCAATGATAGTGTTATAGAAATGATATCACATCCACTTTCTGTCTAAGTAAAACGGACAATTTAAGGTGGTCCATTTGTAGCTATTTTAGAAATAGAAAGTGACTACTAAAAGAATATAAATGAATTTTGtagctaaataacaaaaaattacgGCTCTAATACTATTTAGCACCACATTATAATAAAGTTATTAACTATGATTAGCGAGAAAGTTCATAGCTAGTTAGGTTATTTGTAGTTGTTTCTTATGCTTGATTAAAGTTGATGAGACGAGATTAAAATGTGTATTGTACAATCAGGACTTGTTGGCTGGTGGAACTGAGAGTTCAGCAGTGACAGTAGAATGGGCAATTTCAGAGCTGTTAAAGAAGCCAGAGATTTTCAAAAGAGCTACAGAGGAATTGGATCGAGTAATAGGCCAAAACAGatgggtaaaagaaaaagacatcCCAAATCTTCCTTACATAGAGGCAATTGCAAAAGAGACTATGCGTCTGCACCCCGTGGCACCAATGTTGGTGCCACGTGAGTGTCGGGAAGACTGCAAGGTAGCTGGCTACGACGTTAAAAAAGGAACCAGGGTCCTGGTGAGTGTGTGGACTATAGGAAGGGATCCAACATTGTGGGACGAGCCTGAGGCTTTCAAGCCCGAGAGGTTCCTGGAGAAGTCCATCGATGTCAAAGGACATGATTTTGAGCTTTTGCCATTCGGAGCTGGGAGAAGGATGTGCCCTGGATACAGCTTGGGTCTTAAGGTGATTCAAGCTAGTTTAGCTAATCTTCTTCATGGATTTAACTGGTCATTGCCTGATAATATGACTCCTGAGGAACTCAACATGGAGGAAATTTTTGGGCTCTCAACACCCAAAAAGTTTCCACTTTCTGCTGTGATTCAGCCAAGGCTTTCATCAAAACTTTACTCTGTTTGATTCAGCATCTACTATACTATGGTTCCATCGAAACAGCGTTTCTTTATCCAAATACTTTAGCTAAACAAACTCTAGCTATGGTCCTAATACTCTACTTTTATTTCGCTTTTGCCCCTCAGTCACCTGGATTTGCTTATATGTTTGTATCACTCAGGATGTGTTAATCAAGGTTAAGAAAAATGAATCAATTTCAATATTTCTGTAATGTAAGAATGTTTTTGGAAAGATTTCACATCATGAGTTAGctcttttattttagttttcagAAAGTCAGTCATACTACTTTAGTTCattatgatgaaatggaatATGGATTTTTGTTGAAGCCATTCTTCTATCTATCGTTCTAGTTTTTAGTGAAGCGACTGTCTGATATCCCATCGTGTAAATAGAATGATTATCAGCATGGTCCCTATTATCATATCcttgttaaatattttagatattaGACTCCTCTTATAACTCAAACAATACTAGCAAAGGCAGTCAAGAAGAAACAAGTATGTATTTGTCTTATGGTGTTGTGGATAGGTCACAATCAGTTgtgaattaggaaagtaaatCACGCAAGTTGTTCATTAATTGATATATCAAGTGTATGAACTTCCTTAAgaatctatttttcttttttcagttTCTCTGGTGATTGGATGGTACTGGTAGTTGGGGCACTCCACTGTGTGGTGACACACTTGAAAGACATGTTAAGGGTCCTAAGCTATGAACTTGTACTACTTTATTATTCGTTGTAATAGTTTAACGTAAAATCGAATaacttttacaaattttagaataTGTAAGAAGTGTTCATTTTATTATCACCCATCCCATTCATTTGTCATTAAAAATCATGTAGGGATTAAAATAAGAGTCACTAGTCAAAGTCGAGGTAAACGTCAGATCAATTCTTCACAAAATTTGGTAGGAGTGAAAATTAAAGTTACAGGTATTTAGTAGAATTTTCAAGAGCAATATCTTTGATATTTGTacttaagaaaaatttaaacaatCTTGACTATATGATATTTAAGGAAGATATTTGTAGGAAAGATGACAATCATTCCTACACAAGTATAAATAGAAATGACCTTAGTCATTTGTAACCAATCCAAGAGCTACTCAAATCATATACTAgttcttttataataattaataatttttttattattcaaaaatacTCATTCTCCTTtctaactttttcttctttaactGAATCTTTCGAtctaagttaattattttgagcTAGCAGAAGGATTTATCGATTATACTTTTGTTTTACTATTAAGGTGCAATCAATCACGTACCAAATTGGAAGACTTTGACATTTTTGTACACGTAATTTCTAATTTAAAGTGAAATGCACAAACATATAACTTGTTATTGTGTTATAAGATCAGTTcactcttttatataaattaatcgtataactaaattttaaatgacaaATGTTACCTAAAAAATAAACCACTCGTTCTACTTATTAAATTCTACTTGTTTAACACACTGTTGAAGGTAGGGAGGAAATAATAAAAAGTCTCTTGGAAAACCAAAGGCAACGGAAACATAGTTTCCAGGACattattacacttttttttctctttcattcgGCGTACGATATctatattaaaatcaaattaaattcagATAGTACCAAGAAAATTTTCATTGGGATAAAACGCTTCCTAAAAAACGACTCTATATCAAAAAGCCTCAAACTCAGAATCTCTGTTAAGTATGAAGCAATAGTTATCGCTCCATCACAAATTTTGTTGGTACTCTCTCTATTGAAGTGACAGAAAAATGTTCAACAATCTATTAAAGAAAATAGTTGtcccaatatatatatgtgtaacacatggagtatatatatatataaaatatctatCGATTATTATTCATGTAACACTTAGACCATCTCTCCATTACTATAAATACAGCTCTGGTGAAGCCATAAACAACACACTCCAAACAATTAGCACTTGCAGTCCTGTTCCACTACAAACAACATAATGGAAGGTAGTAGCTGGACTGCAGTATTTGTTGCTACTCTGTTTGTTTTGCTTCTCTCCAAATATCTTCTCCAAAGGAAACTCAACTTACCTCCAGGACCAAAACCATGGCCAATCATCGGAAATTTAAACCTTATTGGCAGCCTTCCTCACCGATCCATCCACGATCTATCGGTCAAGTATGGACCCATTATGCAACTACAATTCGGGTCTTTTCCCGTTGTAGTAGGCTCCTCCGTTGAAATGGCAAAAGTATTCCTTAAAACCATGGATATCAACTTTGTCGGCAGGCCTAAAACCGCTGCTGGAAAATACACCACCTATAACTATTCCGATATCACTTGGTCCCCGTACGGATCCTATTGGCGTCAGGCACGTAGAATGTGCCTGATGGAATTGTTCAGCGCAAAACGGCTCGATTCATATGAGTATATTCGCGCTGAGGAACTTCATTCTATTCTTCATAATTTGAACAAAACATCGGGAAAACCCATTCTGTTGAAAGATTATTTGACAACTCTGAGTTTAAATGTTATTAGCAGAATGGTATTGGGAAAAAGTTACTTGGACGAATCCAAAAACTCCATTGTAACACCCGATGAATTTAAAAAGATGTTGGATGAATTGTTCTTACTTAATGGAGTCCTTAATATTGGAGATTCAATTCCATGGCTTGATTTCATGGACTTGCAAGGTTATGTTAAGAGGATGAAAGTTGTAAGCAAGAAATTCGACAAATTTCTGGAGCATGTACTTGATGAGCATAACGTGAGAAGGAACGCGGTGGAAAACTACGTTGCTAAGGACATGGTGGATGTTCTATTGCAGCTTGCTGATGATCCAACGCTAGAGATTAAGCTGGAGAGACATGGAGTTAAAGCATTCACTCAGGTATAACCACAATATACATAACTTAATTAAACTCAAGTAATTTTCATTAACCAACCACTCCACTCAGGACTCTGTTGATATGGCCAATGACAAGATATTGTGTGGACCCAAAATTTAGCTATCGTTTTCCAACAAGAAAAAGGAATATACTTGTAATAATTATCTATGATAATGGCATCACTTCCACTTTCTGTCCTAGTAGGAAAAAACTActgttttatctttttttagcTAAATAACAAAATCTGTCTCTATGACATGAGTAAAATCAGGACATGTTGGCTGGTGGAACTGAGAGTTCAGCAGTGACAGTGGAATGGGCAATTTCAGAGCTGTTAAAGAAGCCAGAGATTTTCAAAAAAGTTGCAGAGGAATTGGATCGAGTAATAGGCCAAAACAGATGGGTACAAGAAAAAGACATCCCGAATCTTCCTTACATAGAGGCAATTGCAAAAGAGACTATGCGTCTGCACCCAGTGGCACCAATGTTGGTGCCACGTGAGTGTCGGGAAGACTGCAAGGTAGCTGGCTACGACGTTAAAAAAGGAACCAGGGTCCTGGTGAGCGTATGGACTATCGGAAGGGATCCAACCTTGTGGGA
This window encodes:
- the LOC107012233 gene encoding cytochrome P450 71A1-like; the protein is MEGSSWTAVFVATLFVLLLSKYLLQRKLNLPPGPKPWPIIGNLNLIGSLPHRSIHDLSVKYGPIMQLQFGSFPVVVGSSVEMAKVFLKTMDINFVGRPKTAAGKYTTYNYSDITWSPYGSYWRQARRMCLMELFSAKRLDSYEYIRAEELHSILHNLNKTSGKPILLKDYLTTLSLNVISRMVLGKSYLDESKNSIVTPDEFKKMLDELFLLNGVLNIGDSIPWLDFMDLQGYVKRMKVVSKKFDKFLEHVLDEHNVRRNAVENYVAKDMVDVLLQLADDPTLEIKLERHGVKAFTQDMLAGGTESSAVTVEWAISELLKKPEIFKKVAEELDRVIGQNRWVQEKDIPNLPYIEAIAKETMRLHPVAPMLVPRECREDCKVAGYDVKKGTRVLVSVWTIGRDPTLWDEPEAFKPERFLEKSIDVKGHDFELLPFGAGRRMCPGYSLGLKVIQASLANLLHGFNWSLPDNRTPEELNMEEIFGLSTPKKFPLSTVVEPRLPSKLYSI
- the LOC107012542 gene encoding cytochrome P450 71A1-like codes for the protein MEGTTWTATAVFLATLFLLFLSKFLRKRKLNLPPGPKPWPIIGNLNLMGTLPHRSIHDLSVKYGPIMQLQFGSFPVVVGSSVEMAKIFLKTMDINFVGRPKTAAGKYTTYNYSDITWSPYGSYWRQARRMCLMELFSAKRLDSYEYIRAEELHSVLHNLNKSSGKPILLKDYLTTLSLNVISRMVLGKSYLDESDNSIVTPDEFKKMLDELFLLNGVLNIGDSIPWLDFMDLQGYVKRMKVVSKKFDKFLEHVLDEHNMRRNAVENYVAKDMVDVLLQLADDPTLDVKLERHGVKAFTQDLLAGGTESSAVTVEWAISELLKKPEIFKRATEELDRVIGQNRWVKEKDIPNLPYIEAIAKETMRLHPVAPMLVPRECREDCKVAGYDVKKGTRVLVSVWTIGRDPTLWDEPEAFKPERFLEKSIDVKGHDFELLPFGAGRRMCPGYSLGLKVIQASLANLLHGFNWSLPDNMTPEELNMEEIFGLSTPKKFPLSAVIQPRLSSKLYSV